In one window of Schistosoma haematobium chromosome 5, whole genome shotgun sequence DNA:
- a CDS encoding hypothetical protein (SECRETED:SignalP(1-21)), translating to MWLLYLCLIILLLGVIQPSQYENTFSDIYNHQRKIGLLLVLETYKGTLKIDEENLRNTTKQIGMLTYGINEKLSVKSLSINQYVDCMEKVLEVDNGIKQMQDFIHTMDNIERRYHVVYSKAPEWKKCYRKQSRIYRNKLPEVKKTKCNSYLKSSRKDIIDLISLMKSQRTYINQYNTDLLAHQFLLEIIKEIYTAPETSYPSPVDAFKR from the exons ATGTGGCTCTTATATTTGTGTCTTATTATTCTGTTATTGGGAGTTATTCAGCCAAGCCAATATGAAAACACGTTCTCGgacatat ATAACCACCAGAGAAAGATTGGTCTGTTATTAGTACTGGAAACATACAAAG GAACTTTAAAGATAGATGAAGAGAATTTAAGAAATACGACAAAACAAATTGGAATGCTGACAT atGGAATCAATGAAAAACTTTCAGTGAAATCACTATCGATTAATCAAT ATGTGGATTGTATGGAAAAAGTTTTAGAAGTTGATAACGGTATTAAGCAAATGCAAG ATTTCATACATACGATGGATAATATCGAAAGAAGATATC ATGTAGTGTATTCGAAAGCACCCGAATGGAAAAAGTGCTATCGGAAACAATCAAGAATTTATCGTA ATAAGTTGCCTGAAGTTAAAAAGACAAAGTGCAATTCATATCTAAAATCTAGTCGAAAAG ATATTATCGATCTTATAAGCCTAATGAAATCACAACGTACCTACATTAATCAATATAATACTGATTTGT taGCACATCAGTTTCTTTTAGAAATTATCAAGGAGATTTACACTGCACCAGAAACAA GTTATCCATCTCCAGTTGATGCATTCAAAagataa